One Triticum dicoccoides isolate Atlit2015 ecotype Zavitan chromosome 5B, WEW_v2.0, whole genome shotgun sequence genomic window carries:
- the LOC119308556 gene encoding probable LRR receptor-like serine/threonine-protein kinase At1g67720: MASAAALLLQLQLLLLLSLSAAQPGFISLDCGGADDYTDGIGIQWTSDAKLVFGGQATNLPVQNQLQKQYSTLRYFPADNSKYCYTMNVRTRTRYLVRASFLYRNFDNSNVYPKFDLSLGATPWSTVIIDDADTPVVEEAIILAAAPTLSVCLSNASTGQPFISTLELRQFNGSLYYTDYEAQFFLALSARINFGADGNKSVRYPDDPFDRIWESDSLRRANYLVDVAPGTERITTTKPVFVGTELEPPEKVMQTAVVGQNGSLNYRLDLEGFPGNAWAVSYFAEIEDLAPDETRKFKLVVPGMPLFSKPTVDVEENAQGKYRLYQPGYTNVTLPFVFSFEFKKTNDSSKGPILNAMEIYKHVQITMGSQDANTMSSLASRYPQAGWAQEGGDPCLPVSWTWVQCSSEAAPRVLSITLSEKNITGSIPEELTKLSALVELRLDGNSFSGGIPDFSGCRNLQYIHLENNQLNGALPSSLGELPNLKELYIQNNRLSGHIPRALSKKSIIFNSSGNNLQGPSDSISRGTIIIIVCAVVGAILLLAIAIGCCLCTHKRKKKPSRETVVLAAPAKRLGSYFSEVATETAHRFALSEIEDATDKFERRIGSGGFGIVYYGKLADGREIAVKLLTNDSYQGIREFLNEVALLSRIHHRNLVTFLGYSQQDGKNILVYEFMHNGTLKEHLRGGPNDVKITSWVKRLEIAEDAAKGIEYLHTGCSPTIIHRDVKSSNILLDKNMRAKVADFGLSKPAVDGSHVSSIVRGTVGYLDPEYYISQQLTEKSDIYSFGVILLELISGHEPISSDNFGLNCRNIVAWARSHIESGNIDAIIDASLDTGYDLQSVWKIAEVGIMCVKPKGAQRPTISEVLKEIQDAIAIEVQREAPQVQQLMSKRSMGSVSINTDNSVDLEQNASFDEMLMRPGLR, from the exons ATGGCGTCCGCCGCCGCTCTTCTCCTCCAgctccagctgctgctgctcctctcGCTCTCCGCTGCTCAGCCTG GTTTCATCAGCTTGGATTGTGGGGGAGCCGATGATTACACAGATGGCATTGGCATCCAGTGGACTTCTGATGCCAAGCTGGTCTTCGGTGGGCAGGCCACAAACCTGCCGGTCCAAAACCAGCTCCAGAAGCAGTATTCAACTCTGAGGTATTTTCCAGCAGACAACAGCAAGTATTGCTACACGATGAATGTGAGGACCAGGACACGCTACCTCGTCAGAGCTAGCTTCCTCTACAGAAACTTCGACAACAGCAACGTCTACCCCAAGTTTGATCTCTCCCTCGGAGCCACTCCCTGGTCCACGGTCATAATCGATGATGCCGACACGCCGGTTGTAGAGGAGGCCATTATCTTGGCTGCCGCTCCCACACTCAGTGTCTGCCTCTCCAATGCCAGCACAGGACAGCCGTTTATATCTACACTCGAGCTTCGCCAGTTTAACGGTTCACTCTACTATACTGACTATGAGGCACAGTTCTTCCTTGCACTGTCTGCGAGGATAAATTTTGGTGCTGATGGCAATAAATCAGTCAG GTACCCTGATGATCCATTTGATAGAATATGGGAATCCGACTCTTTGAGGAGAGCGAATTATCTTGTTGATGTTGCTCCAGGGACTGAAAGAATAACAACCACAAAACCAGTATTCGTCGGTACTGAATTAGAACCACCTGAAAAGGTCATGCAAACAGCGGTGGTTGGCCAAAATGGATCCTTGAACTACCGGCTTGATTTGGAAGGGTTCCCGGGAAATGCATGGGCAGTCTCATATTTTGCTGAAATTGAAGATTTGGCCCCAGATGAAACTAGGAAATTTAAGTTAGTGGTTCCTGGCATGCCATTATTCAGTAAACCAACCGTTGACGTGGAGGAGAATGCGCAGGGGAAGTATCGTTTGTACCAACCAGGTTACACAAATGTGACACTTCCATTTGTTTTCTCTTTCGAGTTCAAGAAGACAAATGATTCTTCAAAGGGACCTATTTTGAATGCTATGGAAATTTACAAACATGTTCAGATTACCATGGGATCTCAAGATG CAAACACCATGTCTAGCTTGGCCTCACGGTATCCTCAAGCAGGTTGGGCGCAAGAGGGTGGTGATCCATGCTTACCAGTGTCATGGACCTGGGTGCAATGCAGTTCAGAAGCAGCACCCAGAGTTCTTTCAAT CACATTGTCAGAGAAGAACATCACAGGAAGTATCCCTGAGGAGTTGACAAAGTTATCCGCCTTGGTCGAGTT AAGACTCGATGGCAACTCATTTTCTGGTGGAATCCCTGATTTTAGTGGATGCAGAAATCTGCAGTATAT TCACCTCGAAAACAATCAGTTAAATGGTGCACTGCCATCCTCTTTGGGAGAACTACCTAACCTCAAAGAGTT GTATATTCAGAACAATAGGCTTTCCGGACATATTCCAAGGGCACTTTCCAAGAAGAGCATTATTTTCAA CTCGTCAGGCAATAATCTTCAGGGGCCAAGTGATAGTATTAGCCGCGGCACCATCATAATCATCGTATGTGCGGTGGTTGGGGCCATCTTGTTACTTGCGATTGCTATTGGATGCTGTTTGTGTACACACAAGAGAAAGAAAAAACCTTCACGTG AAACTGTTGTTCTTGCAGCACCAGCGAAAAGGCTAGGGTCATATTTCAGTGAAGTAGCTACAGAAACAGCGCACAGATTTGCTTTATCAGAAATTGAAGATGCTACTGACAAATTTGAGAGGAGGATCGGCTCTGGAGGGTTTGGCATAGTATACTACGGAAAGCTGGCAGATGGGAGAGAGATCGCAGTCAAGCTTCTCACAAATGACTCCTATCAGGGCATCCGAGAATTCTTGAATGAG GTGGCGTTGCTTTCGAGAATACATCacaggaacttggtaaccttcctTGGTTACAGTCAACAAGACGGGAAGAACATACTTGTGTACGAGTTCATGCACAATGGAACACTAAAGGAGCACCTTCGTG GAGGACCTAATGATGTGAAAATAACTAGCTGGGTTAAGCGCCTTGAGATAGCAGAAGATGCTGCGAAAG GTATAGAGTACCTCCATACGGGATGCTCTCCAACCATAATTCACAGAGATGTTAAGAGTAGCAACATTTTACTTGACAAGAACATGCGGGCAAAAGTCGCAGACTTCGGCCTATCAAAACCTGCAGTCGATGGGTCTCATGTATCAAGCATAGTTCGTGGGACGGTTGGGTATCTTGATCCAGA GTACTACATCTCCCAGCAGCTAACAGAGAAGAGTGACATATACAGTTTTGGTGTCATCCTACTTGAGCTAATCTCTGGCCACGAGCCGATCTCTAGTGATAACTTTGGGCTCAACTGCCGTAACATTGTGGCATGG GCTAGGTCGCACATTGAGAGTGGGAACATTGACGCCATCATTGATGCATCACTGGATACCGGCTACGACCTGCAGTCGGTGTGGAAGATCGCGGAGGTGGGCATCATGTGTGTGAAGCCAAAGGGCGCGCAGAGGCCAACCATCTCCGAGGTGCTCAAAGAGATCCAGGATGCCATCGCCATCGAGGTGCAGCGGGAGGCACCCCAAGTCCAGCAGCTCATGTCCAAGAGGTCCATGGGTtctgtctcgatcaacaccgacaaCAGTGTGGATCTGGAGCAGAACGCGTCGTTTGATGAAATGCTCATGCGGCCAGGCCTCAGGTAG
- the LOC119308555 gene encoding uncharacterized protein LOC119308555: MMTMSDDGDRTCPLCAEEMDITDQQLKPCKCGYEICVWCWHHIIDMAEKEDTEGRCPACRTRYDKDRIVKMAATCDRTVADKNTDKKQKTQKVKSKTLTVEAKKHLASVRVIQRNLVYIIGLPANLCNESVLERREYFGQYGKVLKVSVSRPTGAPSQQTSTNNGISVYITYAKEEEAIRCIQAVHNFVLEGKVLRACFGTTKYCHAWLRNMTCGNPDCLYLHDVGSQEDSFTKDEIISAYTRSRVPQMASSVSQRRAGTVLPPPAEDFSYSAVVSAKHTIKNGTTNTTGQSRLSPPNSSSGRSTLPPATSWGHRDLNTRTTATEVVSSQSLTKSKSEAHSNSLSSSSMISNSRLPSSWNDDTSTVLKMTEGRQVSERDSLSKTLKPYRPGIAKETQAVTSLESSLDIDFSTIPSAWNDDEIVASDETSKGSEEKQVVNGKFIPSASSKPMEPGQIGSKSSTSPKNGEAVNSSKQNLADCVPHSAMSGSVLKRDDGDSRLRDTEVEKLSVGVTSVTSDSKDTVHSMAENQQLGAVPDTSVVVPLSQSLKKEQSHLKLAGLSSSENKDPVLSCQSSSDKHLDWSSELQSCRVASPLNDIWHSSVATDKPHATANTSHISLWNDKEINPTLTSDGRTSGTMLHTRLSSTDNASTTLNGRQEGLGPMHTPGMVSEHSGMRNHQHRALDAARNDNIGSFGNTASGNKDEGSIISDILSLEFDPWDESYSTANNFVKMLNESEKNDALFNAPSWKSKGTSNESRFSFARQDNQRNFQDSSFRNCGSDQNFSLLSQNSHGNSYQNGVAFQSLEEDFSKSNPLAMSDIATAGSSRSKISAPPGFAAPARVPPPGFSSQDGLNPPPGFSSGFSSQDMLNRPHGYPSGFPSQAGSNPPHGFSSQHGSNPPHGFSSQAGSNPSRGFNSGFSSQDGSNNIPPGFSSAFSAGFSSQNGSNQAYGSTFSETRLLDNLFGSHTNQYQPQISRHTSDIEFIDPAILAVGKGRMPGVSDSGLDLKNAPFPAQLQTSNNDPRLQLLMQQSMPSHQNLRYTDHVRDAFNPIQNDNYLASRLLPQNHGSLSPYAQMSLQQPRNSQLANGHWDGWSDLRQGNNVPISDMSRMLYPTEANNFHMLGSNDMYNRTFGL, encoded by the exons AT GATGACGATGAGCGATGACGGAGACCGCACCTGCCCGCTCTGCGCCGAGGAGATGGACATCACTGACCAGCAACTCAAGCCCTGCAAATGTGGCTACGAG ATTTGTGTCTGGTGCTGGCACCACATCATTGACATGGCTGAGAAAGAGGACACAGAGGGGCGCTGCCCTGCCTGCCGCACACGCTATGACAAGGACAGGATTGTTAAGATGGCTGCCACGTGTGACAG AACGGTAGCAGATAAAAATACAGACAAGAAGCAGAAGACCCAAAAGGTTAAGTCAAAGACACTGACTGTGGAAGCTAAGAAGCATCTGGCCAGTGTCAGAGTTATCCAGAGAAACCTGGTCTACATAATTGGGCTACCTGCAAATTTATGCAATGAGAGT GTACTTGAGCGCAGGGAATACTTTGGTCAGTATGGAAAGGTTTTGAAGGTTTCAGTTTCTCGTCCAACTGGGGCTCCTTCCCAGCAGACATCAACAAACAACGGTATCAGCGT ATATATTACTTATGCCAAAGAAGAAGAGGCCATCCGGTGTATTCAGGCTGTACACAATTTTGTCTTGGAAGGGAAAGTGCTAAG AGCATGCTTTGGCACCACGAAATATTGCCATGCATGGCTGCGGAACATG ACATGTGGGAATCCAGATTGTCTCTATTTGCATGATGTAGGCAGTCAGGAGGATAGTTTCACTAAAGATGAGATAATCTCAGCATATACCAG GAGTAGGGTTCCTCAAATGGCGTCTAGTGTTTCCCAAAGACGTGCAGGAACTGTATTGCCTCCTCCAGCAGAGGATTTCTCTTACAGTGCGGTGGTTTCAGCCAAACATACAATCAAGAATGGAACAACT AATACCACAGGCCAATCAAGACTGTCACCTCCAAACAGTAGTTCAGGGAGGTCCACGCTTCCACCAGCTACTTCATG GGGGCATCGTGATTTGAACACACGGACAACCGCGACTGAGGTGGTGTCCTCGCAATCTCTTACTAAATCAAAATCAGAGGCGCACAGTAATTCACTttcaagttcttctatgatttcgaATTCAAGACTACCTTCTTCATGGAATGATGATACAAGCACAGTACTGAAAATGACTGAAGGGCGGCAAGTATCAGAACGAGATAGTTTGTCTAAAACCTTGAAGCCATATAGACCTGGTATTGCAAAGGAAACCCAAGCTGTGACATCACTGGAGTCTTCGTTGGACATAGACTTTTCTACAATACCTTCAGCCTGGAATGATGATGAAATTGTAGCATCAGATGAGACTTCAAAAGGAAGTGAGGAAAAGCAAGTTGTAAATGGAAAGTTTATTCCTTCAGCATCCTCAAAACCAATGGAACCGGGCCAGATTGGGTCTAAGTCATCAACATCACCAAAGAATGGCGAAGCCGTAAACAGTTCCAAGCAAAATCTTGCAGATTGTGTGCCACATTCAGCAATGTCTGGTTCTGTTTTAAAGAGGGACGATGGTGACAGTAGACTTAGGGACACAGAAGTCGAGAAGTTGTCTGTTGGGGTAACTTCAGTAACTTCAGATAGCAAAGATACAGTTCATAGTATGGCAGAAAACCAACAGCTGGGTGCAGTTCCCGACACTTCCGTCGTGGTGCCTTTGAGTCAAAGTTTGAAGAAGGAACAATCTCATTTGAAGCTTGCTGGGCTTTCATCATCGGAAAATAAGGACCCTGTACTTTCTTGTCAATCTAGTTCTGATAAGCATCTTGACTGGAGCTCAGAGCTGCAAAGTTGTCGTGTGGCTTCTCCTTTGAATGACATATGGCATTCTTCTGTGGCCACTGATAAACCCCATGCCACTGCTAACACATCACATATTTCTTTGTGGAATGATAAAGAAATTAACCCTACTTTGACAAGTGATGGTAGAACTTCTGGCACCATGCTGCATACCAGGTTATCTTCAACTGACAATGCTTCTACCACGTTGAATGGACGTCAAGAGGGGCTAGGACCTATGCATACACCTGGTATGGTTTCTGAACATTCTGGTATGCGAAACCACCAGCATAGAGCACTGGATGCAGCAAGAAATGATAACATAGGCAGTTTTGGCAACACTGCAAGTGGAAATAAAGACGAGGGCAGCATAATTTCTGATATATTGTCTTTGGAGTTTGATCCATGGGATGAGTCGTATTCAACTGCAAACAATTTTGTTAAGATGCTTAATGAATCTGAAAAGAATGATGCACTTTTCAACGCACCTTCATGGAAATCAAAAGGCACCAGCAATGAGTCTAGATTTTCGTTTGCTAGACAGGATAACCAACGGAACTTCCAAGATTCATCTTTCAGAAATTGTGGCAGTGATCAGAATTTTAGCTTGCTATCCCAGAATTCTCATGGCAACAGCTATCAGAATGGTGTTGCATTCCAATCGCTGGAGGAAGATTTTTCAAAGAGCAATCCTCTTGCTATGTCAGATATAGCAACTGCTG GGTCTTCAAGGTCGAAAATATCTGCACCTCCTGGATTTGCGGCACCAGCTAGGGTCCCACCTCCTGGATTTTCATCTCAGGACGGGTTGAATCCCCCACCTGGATTTTCTTCAGGATTCTCATCTCAGGATATGTTGAATCGCCCTCATGGATATCCTTCGGGATTTCCATCTCAGGCTGGATCTAATCCCCCTCATGGATTTTCATCTCAGCATGGATCTAATCCCCCTCACGGATTTTCATCTCAGGCTGGGTCGAACCCGTCTCGTGGATTTAATTCTGGATTTTCATCCCAGGATGGGTCTAACAATATTCCTCCTGGGTTTTCTTCTGCGTTTTCTGCTGGGTTTTCATCCCAGAATGGGTCTAACCAGGCGTATGGCTCCACATTCTCAG AAACTCGTCTACTTGATAATCTTTTTGGTAGCCACACCAATCAATATCAACCTCAGATATCTAGACACACGAGTGACATAGAATTTATTGATCCTGCTATATTGGCTGTGGGCAAAGGGCGGATGCCAGGAGTTAGTGATTCAGGGTTGGATTTGAAAAACGCTCCTTTTCCAGCACAATTGCAGACATCAAATAATGATCCAAGACTTCAACTACTTATGCAGCAGAGCATGCCCTCTCATCAAAACCTCAGATATACTGACCATGTTCGAGATGCATTCAACCCTATTCAGAATGATAATTATCTGGCATCCCGACTTCTGCCACAGAACCATGGTTCTCTATCCCCTTATGCACAGATGTCACTCCAACAACCTAGAAACTCACAGCTTGCAAATGGTCACTGGGATGGCTGGAGTGATTTGAGACAGGGGAATAATGTTCCCATATCGGACATGTCGAGGATGTTATATCCAACTGAAGCTAACAACTTTCACATGCTGGGTTCAAATGATATGTATAACAGAACCTTTGGACTTTAG